A genome region from Gopherus evgoodei ecotype Sinaloan lineage unplaced genomic scaffold, rGopEvg1_v1.p scaffold_35_arrow_ctg1, whole genome shotgun sequence includes the following:
- the LOC115641618 gene encoding voltage-dependent calcium channel gamma-7 subunit-like: MSNCSSRALTLLSSVFGACGLLLVGIAVSTDYWLYMEEGIVLQQNQTTEIKMALHAGLWRVCFFAGREKGRCVASEYFLEPEINLVTENTENILKTVRTATPFPMVSLFLVFTAFVISNIGHIRPQRTILAFVSGIFFILSGLSLVVGLVLYISSINDEVMNRPSGSEQYFHYRYGWSFAFAASSFLLKEGAGVMSVYLFTKRYAEEEMYRPHPAFYRPQPERLLADYSGQFLHPEVWHRGRSPSDISSDVSIQMTQNYPPAIKYPEHMHISTSPC; this comes from the exons ATGAGTAACTGCAGCAGCCGCGCGCTGACGCTGCTTAGTAGCGTGTTCGGGGCCTGTGGGCTGCTGCTGGTGGGCATCGCGGTCAGCACCGACTACTGGCTTTACATGGAGGAGGGCATCGTGCTGCAGCAGAACCAGACCACCGAGATCAAGATGGCGCTGCATGCCGGGCTCTGGAGAGTCTGCTTCTTCGCTG GCCGGGAGAAGGGCCGGTGTGTGGCATCAGAGTATTTCCTGGAACCCGAGATAAACCTGGTGACGGAAAACACGGAGAACATCTTGA AGACAGTTCGCACGgccacccccttccccatggTCAGCCTCTTCCTTGTCTTCACGGCCTTCGTCATCAGCAACATCGGCCACATCCGGCCACAGAGAACCATCCTGGCCTTCGTCTCCGGCATCTTCTTCATCCTCTCTG GCCTGTCTCTCGTGGTGGGATTAGTTCTCTACATCTCCAGCATCAACGATGAGGTGATGAATCGGCCCAGTGGGTCGGAGCAGTATTTCCACTATCGCTACGGCTGGTCCTTCGCCTTCGcagcctcctccttcctcctcaaAGAG GGCGCCGGCGTGATGTCCGTATACCTTTTCACAAAGCGCTATGCGGAAGAGGAGATGTACCGTCCCCACCCGGCCTTCTACCGCCCACAGCCTGAGCGACTGCTTGCCGACTACTCGGGCCAGTTCCTGCACCCGGAGGTGTGGCACCGCGGGCGCAGCCCCTCCGACATCTCCAGCGACGTCTCCATCCAGATGACCCAGAATTACCCCCCTGCTATCAAGTACCCCGAGCACATGCACATATCCACCTCGCCCTGCTAG